A window of Juglans regia cultivar Chandler chromosome 7, Walnut 2.0, whole genome shotgun sequence contains these coding sequences:
- the LOC108982350 gene encoding COBRA-like protein 7, with amino-acid sequence MSDRFRHFVTVLVLFAVLPFLAAQSPSTGANSCNGVYLSYTYSRGTKLMPNLTSDLSQQPYRFESDLTVLNNGLVELKSWKVFVGFKHGEYLVSASNAVLSDGTRLPGSVENGTVFSGYPMTDLKTAVETAGDLTQIQVQVHLVGTQFGVAPPEIPLPSNISLANDGWLCTSSSAEGNVTEVCCTQDPSAKSNMTVDEEFLPRQSGDLTIMYDVIQTYESNYLAQVTLSNQNSLGRLDNWKLSWEWTRGEFINAMKGAYPSVVDSSECVFGAQGAYYQELDFSTVLNCERTPTIIDLPPTKYNDTILGLTPYCCRNGTILPREMDPSKSISAFQVQVYKMPPDLNRSLLIAPVNWKIKGTLNPDYQCGQPVRVSPSQFPDRSGLPVNSTAIASWQVVCNITHPKGESPKCCVSFSAYYNESIIPCKTCACGCPSNTARTCSSTTPAMLLPSNALLLPFENRTALATAWAELNHQPVPNPMPCGDNCGVSINWHLYTDYNNGWSARITIFNWDETTFADWFAAVQLDKATPGFQAMYSFNGTTLALNGVNNTIFMQGNPGLNYLVAETDAANPERDPRVPGKQQSVISFTKKKTPGISVTNGDGFPTKVYFNGEECSLPSVFPTGGGNRRGPLILLSVLALLSMFI; translated from the exons ATGTCCGATCGTTTCCGTCACTTCGTCACCGTTTTGGTTCTATTCGCCGTTTTACCATTCTTGGCCGCTCAGTCTCCTTCGACGGGCGCTAATTCGTGCAACGGCGTATACTTGTCCTACACTTACAGCAGAGGAACAAAGCTCATGCCAAATCTCACGTCGGATCTGAGCCAGCAGCCCTACCGTTTCGAGTCCGATTTGACCGTGCTCAACAACGGGCTCGTGGAGCTTAAGTCTTGGAAGGTCTTCGTGGGGTTCAAGCACGGCGAGTACTTGGTCTCTGCCTCCAACGCCGTTCTGTCCGACGGCACCAGACTCCCCGGTAGCGTCGAGAACGGAACCGTTTTCTCCGGGTACCCGATGACGGACCTCAAAACGGCGGTGGAGACCGCGGGGGACTTGACCCAGATTCAAGTCCAGGTCCACCTGGTGGGGACGCAGTTCGGTGTTGCTCCACCTGAGATTCCGTTGCCCTCTAACATTTCGCTTGCCAATGATGGTTGGCTTTGTACTAGCTCATCTGCAGAAG GGAATGTTACTGAAGTTTGTTGCACGCAAGACCCGAGTGCTAAATCAAACATGACTGTAGATGAGGAGTTCCTGCCTCGCCAGAGTGGTGACCTTACTATTATGTATGATGTGATCCAAACATATGAGTCGAACTACTTGGCACAGGTCACACTCTCAAACCAAAACTCTCTTGGCCGTCTCGATAACTGGAAATTGAGCTGGGAATGGACAAGAGGCGAATTCATCAATGCGATGAAAGGGGCATATCCATCTGTTGTCGATTCTTCTGAATGCGTATTCGGCGCGCAAGGTGCATATTACCAGGAATTAGACTTCTCCACTGTATTAAATTGTGAAAGAACTCCAACCATAATTGACCTGCCTCCAACCAAGTACAATGACACGATCCTTGGTTTGACCCCGTATTGTTGCCGAAATGGTACGATCTTGCCACGAGAGATGGACCCAAGCAAGTCAATTTCTGCATTCCAGGTTCAAGTGTATAAAATGCCACCAGATCTCAATCGATCGCTGCTTATTGCACCAGTGAATTGGAAGATCAAAGGTACACTCAACCCTGATTATCAATGTGGCCAGCCAGTGCGGGTGAGTCCTAGCCAATTTCCAGATCGAAGTGGCTTACCAGTAAATTCAACTGCAATTGCCAGTTGGCAGGTCGTCTGCAATATAACACATCCCAAGGGAGAAAGCCCCAAATGCTGCGTCTCATTTTCAGCATACTATAATGAGTCTATCATTCCATGCAAAACTTGTGCATGTGGGTGCCCTAGTAACACAGCTCGTACTTGTAGTTCAACAACTCCAGCTATGCTTCTTCCATCAAATGCGCTTCTTTTGCCTTTTGAAAATCGGACTGCCTTGGCCACAGCTTGGGCTGAACTTAATCATCAACCAGTACCAAACCCGATGCCCTGTGGAGATAACTGTGGGGTCAGTATTAACTGGCATTTGTACACAGATTACAATAACGGATGGAGTGCAAGAATCACGATATTCAATTGGGATGAAACTACCTTTGCTGATTGGTTTGCTGCAGTGCAGTTGGACAAGGCAACACCTGGTTTTCAGGCAATGTACTCATTCAATGGAACAACCTTGGCCTTAAATGGAGTCAACAATACGATATTCATGCAGGGTAATCCTGGATTAAATTATCTTGTGGCAGAAACAGATGCAGCTAACCCAGAAAGGGATCCCAGGGTGCCTGGTAAACAACAGTCTGTGATCTCCTTCACTAAGAAAAAGACCCCTGGAATTAGTGTGACTAATGGAGATGGGTTTCCCACTAAAGTATACTTCAATGGAGAGGAGTGTTCATTGCCTTCAGTATTTCCAACCGGTGGTGGGAATAGAAGGGGTCCACTTATACTTCTTTCAGTCCTAGCGCTTCTGTCCATGTTCATATAG